The Fibrobacter sp. genome has a segment encoding these proteins:
- a CDS encoding proton-conducting membrane transporter, producing the protein AISKNTPEADSVLAELKFSKGYKPVLGIALGYKDESPDAKPRDPSKVKFID; encoded by the coding sequence GCTATCTCTAAAAATACCCCAGAAGCGGATTCTGTTCTGGCAGAACTGAAATTTTCCAAGGGGTACAAACCTGTTCTGGGTATCGCTCTTGGTTACAAAGACGAGTCTCCTGATGCAAAACCGCGCGATCCCTCTAAAGTAAAATTTATA